In the Flavisolibacter tropicus genome, one interval contains:
- a CDS encoding rhomboid family intramembrane serine protease, whose translation MFIPIGDDNRDRQRTPYINYLLILANIGVFVFLQGLGTDTHFTFAYSTVPAEILSGHDVITDSKILLDPYTRQRLEMPGLQQTNIPVYLTLITSMFMHGGIAHLAGNMLYLWICGDNLENMMGHQRYLFFYLLCGIAAGLSHVFASAFLGTSLLIPSLGASGAISGVLGGYMLLFPTRRIYLWVLLGTIAVPAFLAVGLWFAFQIINGLGALGGEETGGIAYAAHIGGFITGLVLVKFFVPRQPTPQKRPY comes from the coding sequence ATGTTTATCCCTATAGGAGATGATAACAGAGACCGGCAAAGAACGCCTTATATCAACTATCTATTGATCCTTGCCAATATAGGCGTCTTTGTATTTCTGCAAGGATTAGGAACTGATACCCATTTTACGTTTGCCTACTCAACAGTACCTGCAGAAATCCTATCTGGTCATGATGTGATAACAGATTCTAAAATATTATTAGACCCATATACCAGGCAGCGCCTGGAAATGCCAGGACTTCAGCAAACTAATATTCCCGTTTACCTAACACTTATTACCTCTATGTTTATGCATGGTGGCATAGCCCACTTAGCAGGCAATATGCTGTATCTCTGGATCTGTGGAGACAACCTGGAGAATATGATGGGCCACCAGCGTTACTTGTTCTTTTATTTACTCTGTGGTATTGCAGCAGGCTTAAGTCATGTATTTGCATCGGCCTTTCTTGGAACCAGCTTACTCATTCCTAGTCTTGGGGCCTCAGGGGCTATATCTGGCGTTTTAGGGGGATACATGTTACTCTTCCCTACCCGACGTATTTACCTCTGGGTGTTGCTAGGCACCATAGCCGTTCCTGCCTTTTTAGCAGTGGGGCTTTGGTTTGCCTTTCAAATCATTAATGGCCTCGGTGCTTTAGGTGGCGAGGAGACAGGAGGTATAGCTTATGCCGCCCATATTGGCGGGTTTATAACAGGCTTAGTATTGGTTAAGTTCTTTGTGCCGCGACAACCTACACCACAAAAGCGACCTTATTAG
- a CDS encoding diacylglycerol/lipid kinase family protein translates to MAELIVAILKQKELSFTVFDSEWPVTLTGFTEVWIVGGDGTLNYFLNQYTNNELPLVIFPGGSGNDFHWVLYGQIEVEAQIEKVLNGQVKRVDAGICNGQWFINGVGIGFDGAIVHDLIGKSKLAGKASYLLSILKNIVSYSEKSCVTVMDSAIISQECMMLSIANGKRYGGAFHVAPKALLDDGLLDVTIVGCISPLRRVKYLPVIERGEHLDLPFVKYNTSKKINISSPHMLHAHLDGEYMASNTFEIEVVPNKVAFVV, encoded by the coding sequence ATGGCAGAGCTTATAGTTGCCATACTTAAACAAAAAGAACTTTCCTTTACGGTGTTTGATTCTGAATGGCCGGTTACCTTAACTGGCTTTACAGAGGTATGGATAGTGGGTGGTGATGGAACCTTGAATTATTTCCTGAATCAATATACCAACAATGAATTGCCGCTGGTAATATTTCCAGGAGGCAGTGGTAATGACTTTCACTGGGTTTTATATGGGCAGATTGAAGTGGAGGCGCAAATTGAAAAGGTATTAAATGGCCAAGTCAAAAGAGTAGATGCTGGTATTTGTAATGGCCAATGGTTTATAAACGGCGTAGGTATTGGCTTTGATGGCGCTATTGTTCATGACTTAATTGGTAAAAGTAAATTGGCTGGGAAAGCCTCTTATTTGTTATCTATTCTGAAAAATATCGTTAGTTATTCAGAAAAATCATGTGTAACAGTCATGGATTCTGCTATCATCTCTCAGGAGTGCATGATGCTTTCTATAGCCAATGGTAAAAGATACGGAGGTGCCTTTCATGTAGCTCCTAAAGCCTTGCTAGATGATGGTTTATTAGATGTTACTATTGTTGGGTGCATCTCGCCTCTACGTCGCGTGAAATATCTGCCAGTTATAGAACGGGGCGAGCATCTGGACTTGCCTTTTGTAAAATACAATACATCCAAAAAAATCAATATTTCATCCCCTCATATGCTGCATGCACATCTGGATGGTGAGTATATGGCCAGTAATACGTTCGAAATAGAGGTAGTTCCTAATAAGGTCGCTTTTGTGGTGTAG